The Penicillium oxalicum strain HP7-1 chromosome VI, whole genome shotgun sequence genome window below encodes:
- a CDS encoding Enoyl reductase: MDSSREIPTSQTAIIQHEGGNLRITPGLPIPDLEQCHILVRVAAVALNPCDFKMPLRFPTPGLWDGCDFAGTVVAVGSQVAADGRFQLGDKVFGAVQGSNQSDPTSGAYCEYLKVEQDFVFRIPESMSFLDAPGISGTGIATLGVALFWSLQIPGSLDAPSQNPVDVLIYGGSSTVGLLAIQMVKLSGHRAITTCSPKNFDLVRSYGADLVFDYKSENCAKDIRAVTKNTLRYALDPFAEAKTVRLCQEAIGRTGGRYCALEQYQEHLCVRKTIKNDLVMGGAISGKGVQLPEPYGIPPRPEIGDWARTWYRVVETLIHEGKLRGCPVRVLSGRFQGILSGLKLLKDGSVSGEKLVVSLEDV; the protein is encoded by the exons ATGGATTCCTCGCGTGAAATTCCCACCTCCCAGACCGCCATCATTCAGCACGAAGGTGGAAACCTTCGCATTACACCAGGCTTGCCCATTCCCGACCTCGAACAATGTCACATATTAGTCAGGGTCGCGGCAGTGGCCCTGAATCCTTGTGATTTTAAAATGCCCCTGCGGTTTCCAACTCCGGGTCTATGGGATGGTTGCGACTTCGCAGGTACCGTCGTTGCTGTTGGCAGCCAAGTCGCCGCGGATGGTAGATTTCAGCTTGGAGACAAAGTGTTCGGGGCTGTTCAAGGGTCTAATCAATCTGATCCGACATCGGGTGCATACTGCGAATACCTCAAAGTCGAACAAGATTTTGTTTTCCGTATTCCAGAAAGCATGTCATTCTTGGACGCTCCAGGAATTTCCGGTACAGGGATCGCAACGCTAGGCGTTGCTTTGTTCTGGTCGCTGCAGATACCGGGGAGCCTTGACGCACCTTCGCAAAACCCAGTTGACGTTTTGATCTATGGTGGGAGCAGCACCGTTGGGCTTCTTGCAATTCAGATGGTCAAATT GTCTGGTCACCGGGCCATAACAACCTGTTCACCCAAGAACTTCGACCTCGTACGTTCTTACGGTGCGGACCTCGTTTTTGACTACAAGTCAGAGAATTGCGCAAAAGATATACGAGCGGTAACCAAAAATACCCTTCGGTATGCGCTTGATCCTttcgccgaggccaagacTGTTCGTCTGTGCCAGGAAGCGATCGGTCGCACTGGCGGAAGATACTGTGCCTTGGAACAATATCAGGAGCATCTTTGCGTCCGGAAGACGATTAAGAATGATCTTGTCATGGGAGGTGCCATTTCTGGCAAAGGTGTGCAGTTGCCGGAGCCTTATGGCATCCCCCCAAGGCCGGAGATTGGAGACTGGGCTCGGACTTGGTACAGGGTTGTCGAGACACTGATTCACGAGGGTAAGCTGAGAGGGTGTCCCGTCAGAGTACTTTCTGGGAGGTTTCAGGGTATTCTGAGTGGGCTGAAGTTGTTGAAGGATGGATCTGTGTCTGGTGAAAAGCTAGTCGTCTCCTTGGAAGATGTGTGA
- a CDS encoding Arginine permease CAN1, which yields MASEDVAPAPAAPSKSVKDEALDSDNKQIAQDIKPSDAEGNHSKSAPGELKRKLKSRHLQMIAIGGTIGTGLFISSGTAIAYSGPAGALIAYLFVGSIVYSVMTSLGEVATYIPIPGAFTSYAARLIDPSLGFSMGWIYWFNWASTFAVELTATGTIIQYWDPTLNIAIFIGVFWVFITALNFLPVNFYGELEFWFSAIKVATVIGFMIFAICIDVGVGDQGYIGFKYWHNPGAFATHLIHEPVSVGRFVGFWAVLIQAGFSYQGTELVGVAAGETENPQKTVPSAIRKTFVRILLFFVLTIFFIGLLVPYTNDRLVTNTANASSSPMVIAADLAGVKVLPSLINVVLLTVVLSAANSNVYSGSRILTGLAHEGFAPKIFARTNNGGVPYVSVMFTALFGLLGFMNVSNDAGQVFTWLVNLSSVAGFITWSSINACHIAFMRALAARNISRDTLPYKAILQPYLAWYGLIFNILIALTQGFTAFIPTFNVTDFFIAYICPIVFVLLYLGHKIIFRPSFVKAAEADLDTGRMAYKKDTGPPKAWYWRVWGWVTK from the exons ATGGCGTCTGAAGATGTCGCCCCGGCGCCCGCTGCTCCAAGCAAGTCGGTGAAAGACGAAGCTTTGGACTCGGACAACAAGCAAATTGCACAAGATATTAAGCCGTCGGATGCGGAGGGCAATCACTCGAAATCAGCTCCCGGAGAGCTGAAGCGCAAGCTAAAGAGTCGTCATCTTCAAATGATCGCTATTG GCGGCACAATTGGCACTG GTCTTTTCATCTCCAGCGGCACGGCCATCGCATACTCTGGCCCAGCGGGCGCACTGATCGCCTATCTTTTTGTCGGATCAATCGTGTACTCCGTGATGACCTCCCTCGGCGAGGTTGCGACCTATATCCCCATCCCTGGCGCCTTCACGTCGTATGCCGCTCGTCTCATTGATCCTAGTCTTGGATTTTCAATGGGCTGGATCTACTGGTTCAATTGGGCTTCTACTTTCGCTGTGGAGCTCACCGCTACTGGCACAATCATTCAATATTGGGATCCAACTCTGAACATCGCGATCTTTATCGGTGTATTCTGGGTGTTCATCACAGCGCTGAATTTCTTGCCGGTCAATTTCTATGGTGAGCTGGAATTCTGGTTCTCAGCAATCAAAGTTGCCACGGTTATTGGCTTCATGATCTTTGCGATCTGCATCGATGTGGGCGTAGGGGACCAGGGCTATATTGGTTTCAAGTATTGGCACAACCCGGGCGCTTTTGCAACCCACTTGATTCACGAACCAGTCTCTGTTGGCAGATTTGTTGGATTCTGGGCCGTCTTGATCCAGGCCGGATTCTCTTACCAGGGAACCGAGCTTGTTGGTGTCGCCGCAGGTGAAACCGAAAACCCGCAGAAGACCGTTCCCTCCGCTATCCGCAAGACCTTTGTGCGGATCTTGTTGTTCTTTGTCCTCAcaatcttcttcatcggtctTCTCGTTCCTTACACCAACGACAGACTCGTCACCAACACGGCCAATGCCTCGTCCTCGCCCATGGTGATTGCTGCCGACCTTGCTGGTGTCAAGGTCCTCCCAAGCTTGATTAATGTGGTGCTCTTGACGGTCGTCTTGTCGGCGGCTAATTCCAACGTGTACAGCGGCAGCCGAATTCTGACTGGCCTCGCACACGAGGGCTTTGCGCCAAAGATCTTTGCGCGAACAAACAACGGCGGTGTCCCATATGTGAGCGTCATGTTCACAGCGCTCTTTGGGCTTCTCGGCTTCATGAACGTCTCCAACGATGCCGGACAGGTTTTCACCTGGCTTGTCAACTTGTCCAGCGTGGCTGGATTCATTACTTGGTCTTCGATTAACGCATGCCACATTGCCTTTATGCGCGCACTGGCCGCCCGCAACATCTCCCGCGACACCCTTCCGTACAAGGCCATTCTCCAACCCTACTTGGCGTGGTACGGTCTGATCTTCAATATTCTCATCGCCTTGACGCAGGGCTTCACTGCCTTTATTCCCACTTTCAACGTAACCGACTTTTTCATCGCCTATATCTGCCCGATTGTCTTCGTGCTTCTGTATCTGGGACACAAGATCATTTTCAGGCCCTCGTTTGTCAAAGCTGCCGAGGCTGATCTTGATACGGGCCGTATGGCTTACAAGAAGGATACCGGACCTCCAAAGGCCTGGTACTGGAGAGTCTGGGGATGGGTCACGAAATAA
- a CDS encoding putative lipid transporter atnI produces the protein MTSTATSIQGTSTSITGPSATCIHVAPGKNGYLPPESCDAVLYYVPSFAAAVLFCVLFGMSTLLHFIQSLIHKKAYMWVLIMGAAWEALAFVFRTLQTRHQNNGDWDTLFTLFFLLAPIWINAFLYMTLGRMIYFFLPEQKLHGISARRFGTIFVWLDIIAFLVQAAGALLAGNQDTGKLITIGLNIYMGGIGLQEAFILCFLVLAIKLHRRMIRLERSEEEANDRLFKTPFNWRWMFYVLYFCLGMITIRIIFRISQYAQGTSPTNPVLTTEAYEYVFDAVPMFLAVLVLNIIHPGRVLQGPDSGFSAMRRAEKQAKKNKKMEKKQAKEDERMQKCMAKEEKKRRKREVVEMDQIQVV, from the exons ATGACTTCCACAGCAACATCAATCCAAGGAACGTCAACCTCGATCACAGGTCCTTCGGCGACTTGCATACACGTTGCACCCGGCAAGAATGGATATCTGCCACCTGAATCTTGTGATGCAGTGCTATACTATGTTCCTTCTTTTGCCGCGGCGGTGCTGTTCTGCGTCCTCTTCGGCATGAGCACATTATTGCATTTTATCCAGTCATTGATTCACAAGAAG GCATATATGTGGGTCTTGATCATGGGTGCAGCATGGGAAGCACTGGCATTCGTCTTTCGAACATTGCAGACTCGACACCAAAATAACGGGGATTGGGATACCTTGTTCACGCTCTTCTTTTTACTTGCACCAATTT GGATCAATGCCTTTCTCTACATGACCCTCGGTCGCATGATCTATTTTTTCCTCCCAGAGCAAAAACTCCACGGCATCTCCGCTCGCCGCTTTGGAACCATCTTCGTCTGGCTTGATATCATCGCATTTCTGGTCCAAGCAGCCGGGGCCCTTCTCGCCGGCAACCAAGACACCGGCAAGCTGATCACCATCGGTCTCAACATTTACATGGGCGGGATCGGCTTGCAAGAGGCATTTATCTTGTGCTTTTTGGTCCTCGCAATCAAGCTGCATCGACGAATGATTCGTCTGGAACGCTCAGAGGAGGAGGCCAACGACAGATTGTTCAAGACCCCCTTCAATTGGAGATGGATGTTCTACGTGCTCTACTTTTGCTTGGGTATGATTACG ATCCGAATTATCTTCCGAATCAGCCAGTACGCCCAAGGCACCTCACCGACCAATCCAGTATTGACTACCGAGGCCTATGAATATGTCTTTGATGCCGTGCCCATGTTTCTCGCGGTACTGGTCTTGAACATCATTCATCCAGGCCGTGTTCTGCAGGGGCCAGACTCGGGGTTCAGCGCGATGCGTCGAGCCGAGAAGCaagccaaaaagaacaagaaaatggaaaaaaagcaggccaaggaggatgaGCGGATGCAGAAATGCAtggccaaagaagaaaagaagcgaCGCAAGAGAGAAGTTGTGGAGATGGATCAGATTCAAGTTGTTTGA